The genomic region attccctctttcctcgttccctctttccttttctcgctctccATCACTTActgtatttcctctctctctctctctctctctctctctctctctctctctctctctctctctctctctctctctctctctctctctctctctctctctctctctctctctctctctctctctctctctctctctctctctctctctctctctctctctctctcctctcttctctctctctcctttcctctttctcccttttccttttctctctcctccatcacccatgtccccctctctctctctctctctctctctctctctctctctctctctctctctctctctctctctctctctctctctctctctctctctctctctctctctctctctctctctctctctctctctctttctctccacgccTAGCTACAAGGAAACTCGGTCAAGGCAATATCGGCTTCTCGTAAACACTACTCGGAATGCGGCAATGAGTAGTGTGTCGGAGAGTGCGCAGAGGTCATGATCCGTAGTCTGcagcccctcccccctctctctctctctctctctctctctctctctctctctctctctctctctctctctctctctctctctctctctctctctcttggtttctctcccttcctccactatgtcctttctttcctatttccccttttccttttccttccctcttccttcctttcttcgtttactttgttttcctctgcgtttccctccctctctcttcttcctcactttctttctttcttgttccgtTTTCCTTTgcgctttccctccctttctttcctccctatctccctttcctccctattttgtttccctgtttttcctctccgcaatccttcctgtattttctctcttatcttctccttcacatctctcctttcctttcctttatcttcctcttcctccctcctccgcacTAGCCgagtcatttttcctcctctcccctgccctcccttatacttttcctcccttctcattctctcccctacTCGGCTCatctagcttcttcctcttccccttttccctcccctcccctgctcctccctccccttccttccttccttcacctacctcccccctctccttccttccttccttcacctacctcccccctctccttcctcccttcaccttcctcccaacgctccttcctttcttctctcattagTGCGTAATAATGAAAAATTGATTGTGttctctcctgctctccttcccccctccactaTTCCATCCACTTCTtatgcctccttcctccccctttctccttccttcccttactataCCATTCCATCCACGTTCCTTATTTCtcatcccctacctcctcctcctcctaccatatCTTTCATTCCCCCATacacatcttccttctttctccttcctccttcccctataGAATGTTAGATTGAAATAGATAATTAAAATAgaaaattaaaatagataaaatattcttaattcttttgaatggcaactattcgcaaataaatcttgataagtaagaaaaaatatccgtgcttaacttttatttcctgcataatgcgtggataacatgccttgggttcttcatacattagttatttcccgGTGTGTCGCGTaagtactctttccttccatatctgttccctttatcccgtgtccgtccattgcgatttcttaattttaattgCCTCTCTtcctactacacccctggattgttactaatgagaccagaagacatccaatacctacttactctattattattattattattattactattatcatcatcgtcgtatatagtagtagtatttcaacTAGTATTAGCCTATGCCTCGCCATGTTGTACTCAGTCTTTCTtcgctaaatacaaagttctcCTTTACTACTCGacggcaggttttatagtttttcaccttctttgaattccacatatagTACTGTACatccaattactttttttgctttgcacatttgcgtcatattattactaacagtggatatcagattgttggatcattattatatacagtaaatatgagatataCGGATAATTCTTAGAGGTGTTCATCATCTAGTGAAGTGCCtcgtggaaagttgatatcataggaatgaggtctggaaacacgtagttggaacttggagtatgggcgttgtgctgagtttttccgtggctatggtctaagagtctagaggaactgtcaaagggaaatcaagaatgagctcgggaggcagcatgaggcaagaatagatggcgtcactataaacacttgcctgagccacggtgggctcgagccgaccaccaggcccccaaagaaagcctaccggcaccgtaggccaagatgtaaaaaaataaataaataaatgtagtagcagtagtagtagtagcagcagttttcttgtactgtattccaatgtatttaaaaaggagtaatgtacaatatgaccgtaactggtgagcacaggaacgcgtgccgtaaaaagggttgcccttaacgtctaaatttgcattctctGGAAAGGCGGACGATGCGAGTAGACTTCATTAAAGTTTATAGGTGGGTGACGGCCTCTGATGAGGGTCTGCTCGTAAAAGggcatgcactcttagccatgggtcgttagatcaatatagatttgttaaacacgcaggcaggaattggtttgctaatagaatggtagacgaatggaagaggcttggcagtcgtgcatgtggtgaatttcactgtgataggcacactattattaataggtaaggtaaattcattagtAGGAGAATAGTTTTATTGtgaaggttttcattgataagataagaaatacagctggagctcctcccctgaaggtgtaataagagcgacggtcaccaaagggtgtctcgctccccgggagtgtggctcacgatgtggctcgcgcctgcgccgggggtcactggtgagtgtgttaccaggctgcttggTGAAGCAAGACAActtacacaacgacagcacagatggccgtgacgtccaggaaggcatcagtctctacggaccagtcatcactggtcatcatctcgaaggctgcccatgcatcatcagcctcatcggtgatggcggccaccaattcggcggatgggcatggatcatcagcctcatcagacgagtcatcacgggtcgtcacttcaaagagtgcccatggaacatcaccctcatcggtgatggcggtcaccaattcggcggatgtccatgaatcatcagcctccacggaccagtcatcacgggtcattgcttcaaaggctgcccatgaatcatcagcctcgaccatagcagcggaggtcaccaagtctggggctgcccatgaatcatcagcctccacggaccagtcatcacgggtcattgcttcaaaggctgcccatgaatcatcagcctcgaccatagcagcggaggtcaccaagtctggggctgaccatgaatcatcagcctccacggaccagtcatcacgggtcattgcttcaaaggctgcccatgaatcatcagcctcgaccatagcagcggaggtcaccaagtctggggctgcccatgaatcatcagcctccacggaccagtcatcatgggtcattgcttcaaaggctgcccatgaatcatcagcctcgaccatagcagcggatgtcaccaagtctggggctgcccatgaatcatcagcctccacggaccagtcatcacgggtcattgcttcaaaggctgcccatgaatcatcagcctcgaccatagcagcggatgtcaccaagtctggggctgcccatgaatcatcagcctccacggaccagtcatcacgggtcattgcttcaaaggctgcccatgaatcatcagcctcgaccatagcagcggaggtcaccaagtctggggctgcccatgaatcatcagcctccatggcccagtcatcatgggtcgtcacttcaaaggctgcccatgcatcagcttCATCGGTCCTGGCCACCCCGTCAGTGGCCGCTcgcggtgcagggctcaccgcccggacagcatcgccacaccgcctcccgttgcaccggaggctggtgaaggcaggcccgtcgtcacagaagagagagaagtggaggccgctgatgttgtccagcagccaggccagcggcatggaagaggtgaagactggcttccgGAGCGAGGTgcattgcaccctgacggccgcgttgccgtctttcttgcacagcttcgccaagggcacacgcagctcaccctcggcgtggcaaccttgaatccctgcgacgcaagaccagctttccacggggagcttgacggaggcgaccgtacgcctcctcttcaggcagcaggtggagtcctcgcacgagagcttgatggagtccaccagggaggagcctcgctccagggttacccacacgttgaatttctgtctagatgcagagtttcccatcgttgtttcgatgtgatataaaaaaattatCCGAATATTGAGGAAATCGGTGTTCGGTAAcaaaaggaggtgctatgtccatgaagaccgactggcctccagccaattctttctgctataatcttgcctagtcggctaagtagtgcagttcacgcgtcggatggcgggtgacagggctgttgataaactataaaggaatagataaaatattcttaattcttttgaatggcaactattcgcaaataaatcttgataagtaagaaaaaatatccgtgcttaacttttatttcctgcataatgcgtggataacatgccttgggttcttaatacattagttatttcccggtgtgtcgcgtaggtactctttccctccatatctgttccctttatcccgtgtccgtccattgcgatttcttaattttaattgCCTCTCTacctactacacccctggattgttactaatgagaccagaagacatccaatacctacttactctattattattattattattactattatcatcatcgtcgtatatagtagtagtatttcaacTATAAAAATagtactttcttctttcttccttctctaacaTACCATACATAGGTACCTTGTATTtaattccttctacttccttataATTCCATCCCCCtgtacttccttttttcttccttccttccttagtattccattcacctttccttcttccttccttctacttccttataATTCCATCCCCctgtacttccttctttcttccttctttccttagcattccattcacctttcctttttccttccttctacttccttataATTCCATCCCCctgtacttccttctttcttccttctttccttagcattccattcacctttccttcttccttccttctcctgccttACCATTCCACTTCCCCCCcgtgttccttcttccttccttccttccttccttccttcctttcttccttccttccttcccctacccaaccatatatccctttccttcttcctccttatccttcttgcCTCAccatttccttcacctttccttttcccttccttctcctaccttaCCATTCCGACTCCTCgtgtatcttcttccttccttccttccttccttcccttacccaaccatatatccctttccttcttcctccttatccttcttgcCATTCCCGTTCCTcgctccttcatccttctccttccatacctcttctactcccttcttactgcctctctctctctctcttctctccttttctcctcccctccgcttccttcctacccctcccattcctcccatacgttctttcttcatccttccccttccatatCATTTCCACCCCCTTCctacaacctttcccttccttctctcctttccttcccccctccagttcctccccctttcctcccccatctcCCCGTCCTTCctacatcttccctttcctccccatcctcctttcctcccccatcttcccgttcctccaccatttccttctttcctccgccaCTCTCTCGcgtgaaatgttaaaaaaatgacGAAGTAAAATGTGCGCGTTGCAAAAATTTATGTATACTTAGATGATGTAATTTTGATggcatttttttctatctttcctatTTGAATTTACATGCTTATGGATACTgacttatttatcttttcttttatttatttttccctttttttctgtctttcattatCTATTTATCGATCTATCTGCTTTTATTTtagattttatttttcttttatttaattcaccttatttttctatttttgatTTATTtaccgatctatctatctatctatctatctgtctgtctgtctgtcttataaTCTATCTGCTTTTTCTATctgcagtttctttttttttgcttacttGTCTCTactgtctgtcttctttcctgactcctcctcctcctcctcctcctcctcctcatccattccctcccacttctcctcctgctcctccttcttcctctcgcagccccccaccccatcccccctctcttccacctttccagtCCCTTAcctaattcctccttcccctgctatctactttatttcctcctcctcctcctcctcctcctcctcctcccctcctcctcctcgtccattccctcCCAGTTctgccccttcttcctctctcagccccctcccacccccctctcttccacctttccagtCCTCTTCCataactcctccctcccctcctgtctaccttccttccttcatctcccctcttctcctctttcattctccctcattttccttcctcctcctcctccccctcttcttaccatctcattcttctttacctagctccttcctccctctccctttccatttccccccctttccctccctctctttccttctcccctctctccttccctttacttccctttactttccctccccctccctcttcctctccctctttcctacatctctcttctacttttcttccattctacgcctcctcctcctcttcctccttcttccatcctctcagACATCCAACTCtacctattcctccctccctctcccttcccctttcctttcctttcctccctccttcccctcccttcccctcccttccccccttgtcAGTATTtcgttttgtattattttcattatttcattttatgaACAAA from Eriocheir sinensis breed Jianghai 21 chromosome 36, ASM2467909v1, whole genome shotgun sequence harbors:
- the LOC127007686 gene encoding mucin-20-like isoform X2; amino-acid sequence: MAVTSRKASVSTDQSSLVIISKAAHASSASSVMAATNSADGHGSSASSDESSRVVTSKSAHGTSPSSVMAVTNSADVHESSASTDQSSRVIASKAAHESSASTIAAEVTKSGAAHESSASTDQSSRVIASKAAHESSASTIAAEVTKSGAAHESSASMAQSSWVVTSKAAHASASSVLATPSVAARGAGLTARTASPHRLPLHRRLVKAGPSSQKREKWRPLMLSSSQASGMEEVKTGFRSEVHCTLTAALPSFLHSFAKGTRSSPSAWQP
- the LOC127007686 gene encoding mucin-20-like isoform X1; translation: MAVTSRKASVSTDQSSLVIISKAAHASSASSVMAATNSADGHGSSASSDESSRVVTSKSAHGTSPSSVMAVTNSADVHESSASTDQSSRVIASKAAHESSASTIAAEVTKSGAAHESSASTDQSSRVIASKAAHESSASTIAAEVTKSGAAHESSASTDQSSWVIASKAAHESSASTIAADVTKSGAAHESSASMAQSSWVVTSKAAHASASSVLATPSVAARGAGLTARTASPHRLPLHRRLVKAGPSSQKREKWRPLMLSSSQASGMEEVKTGFRSEVHCTLTAALPSFLHSFAKGTRSSPSAWQP